One window of the Triticum dicoccoides isolate Atlit2015 ecotype Zavitan chromosome 3B, WEW_v2.0, whole genome shotgun sequence genome contains the following:
- the LOC119279664 gene encoding probable calcium-binding protein CML31, whose translation MVCSGERIARAFSSFDRDSDGKISAAELRLCVEATLGDGISAEDAAALVASVDADGDGLLSEEEFLKLVSEEEGGEEDQRRRGLRDAFGVYEVERRGCITPASLRRALSRLGASRDVGDCRAMIQRFDLNGDGVLTFDEFETMMDS comes from the coding sequence ATGGTTTGCTCCGGCGAACGGATCGCCCGCGCCTTCTCATCCTTCGACCGCGACAGCGACGGCAAGATCTCGGCGGCCGAGCTGCGGCTCTGCGTGGAGGCGACGCTCGGCGACGGCATATCGGCCGAGGACGCCGCGGCGCTCGTGGCGTCGGTGGACGCGGACGGCGACGGGCTGCTCAGCGAGGAGGAGTTCCTCAAGCTGGTGTCCGAGGAGGAGGGGGGAGAAGAGGACCAGAGGCGCAGGGGTCTGAGGGACGCGTTCGGGGTGTACGAGGTGGAGAGGAGAGGGTGCATCACGCCGGCCAGCCTGAGGCGGGCGCTTAGCCGGCTGGGCGCCAGCCGGGACGTCGGCGACTGCCGCGCCATGATCCAAAGGTTCGATCTCAACGGAGACGGGGTGCTCACCTTCGACGAGTTCGAGACCATGATGGACTCGTAG
- the LOC119281561 gene encoding putative calcium-binding protein CML23: MATSGEFKRVFSAFDQDGDDKISAAELRLCMKAALGGDISAEEVQALMASADADGDGLLDEEEFLRLVREAEADHEEEGDRCREAFGMYEMEGRGCITPLSLKLMMSRLGLYLDVNECQAMVRRFDLNGDGVLTFDEFKTMMMMA, translated from the coding sequence ATGGCCACGTCAGGTGAGTTCAAGCGCGTGTTCTCAGCGTTCGACCAGGACGGCGACGACAAGATCTCCGCTGCCGAGCTGCGGCTCTGTATGAAGGCCGCGCTGGGCGGCGACATATCGGCGGAGGAGGTGCAGGCCCTGATGGCGTCAGCGGACGCCGACGGTGACGGGCTGCTGGACGAGGAGGAGTTCCTGAGGCTGGTGCGGGAGGCGGAGGCCGACCACGAGGAAGAGGGGGACAGGTGCAGGGAGGCGTTCGGGATGTACGAGATGGAAGGGAGAGGCTGCATCACCCCGCTCAGCCTCAAGCTGATGATGAGCAGGCTGGGGCTGTACCTGGACGTCAACGAGTGCCAGGCGATGGTCCGCCGGTTCGACCTCAACGGCGACGGGGTGCTCACCTTCGACGAGTTCAAGACCATGATGATGATGGCATGA